The genomic DNA GGCGGCCGGAACTTCCGGTGAACGAGTTGGAGGCGAGAGTCGGCCACCGTATGCGCCGCAAGGTGAACCTGGCGAGGGGCGGCGAGTCCCCGTACACGGCTGTGCTGCATGAGTCCGTCCTACGGACTCGAGTCGCCGACCGGCGTGTGGCACGGGGTCAACTCGATGAGCTCCTAGGACAGTCGGAGCGACCTGGCGTCACCCTGCGCGTGATCCCGTTCGACGTCGACGGGTTCGCGGGAGCGAGCGCTGCCCTGCTGTACGCGGGTGGTCGCGTACCTGCGCTGGACACCGTGCAGAAGGACACTCCGTCCGGAGCGGCGTTCGTGGATGCGGCCGCACAGCTTCAAGCGATGCGAACGCTCTTCCGTAAAGTGGAGTCGGCATCGCTTGAGCCCGCCCGGTCGCGGGACTTTGTCCATCGCCTCGCCAAGGAGCTGTAGCCGTGATCGAGTGGCAGAAGTCGACCTTCTCAAGCGGCTCGGACGGGTCCTCCTGCGTCGAACTCGCCTATACCGAAGCTTCGTTGCTCCTCCGTGAGAGCGACGACCCCACGCGAATACTCCCCGTCACCTGCACCGGGCTTGCCGGACTCCTGCGCCGCCTTGGCGCCGACCCGCAGTAGTGGGAGGAGCCTTAGCTGTGCCCCAGTGGCAGAGGTCGTCGTTCTCCGGAGGTGGCGACGGCGACGAGTGTGTCGAACTTACCTACGTCGACGCCTCGTTGCTCCTCCGAGAAAGCGACGACCCCACCCGAATACTCCCCCTCACCCCCACTGCCCTGGCCACTCTCCTCCACCGCATCCGCGAGCCGCACCCCCGCTCAAGCTGAGGAGACAGCTTCAGGATTCATGGGAAAGCACAGCCCACACCCATACTCCTTACAGTCCTCTTACCTAACGTCCGGGCATGACGGGAAACGAAACAACCAACCAGTCGCCCGAACAACCGCGTAACCAATCCCCCGCACACAAACGGGACTTGACCCGACGCAAGGTCGTCGTCGCGGGCGGAGCCGCCGTCGCCGCGGTGGGCGTGGGGGGAGGGCTCGCCGCGAGCGCGTTCGCGGACGGGGCCGCCTCCCCCGGGTCCGCGAAGGGCACGCCGAGCGGTGGCGAGACGTGTTACACGCTCACCTCGGAGACCACCGAGGGGCCGTACTACATCGACGCCGACAAGATCCGCCAGGACATCACCGAGGACGAGGTGGGCATTCCCCTGACCCTCACCCTCAAGGTGATCGACGCGGAGACCTGCAAGCCGCTCCGGAACGCGGCCGTGGACATCTGGCACTGCAGCGCGCTCGGCATCTACTCCGGCTACGAGGCGATGAGCAGCGGTGGAGGCGGCGGCGCTCCCACCGACGCGCCCTCGGGCACGCCGACCGGTACCCCTACCGGCGAGCCCCCGTCCGGCGCCCCCTCCGGCGGAACCGGTGGCGGTCACTCCGAACCGACCGACGACGAGCGGTACTTGCGCGGCACCTGGAAGACCGACAAGCGCGGCCAGGTCACCTTCAAGACGGTGTTCCCCGGCTGGTACCAGGGCCGTTGCGTCCACATCCACGTCAAGGTGCACGTCGACGGCGAGTGGACGGACGCCGGGTACGAGGGCGGACACACCTGCCACACCGGCCAGTTGTTCTTCGACGAGAAGTCCGTGCTCGCGTCGGCGGCGGTCGAGCCGTACTCCACCAACACCACCACCCGCACGACCCTCACCGAGGACACGATCTACCCGCAGAACGGCCACGAAGGCGGCCTGCTCTACCTGGAGTACGACAAGAAGCGCATCGCCAAGGGGGTCCGCGCCCACCTGACGATGGGCGTCGCCCCGGACGAGACGCACGACAGCACGGACACCCAGCCGAGCGCGTCGGCGTCCTCGTGAGCGATCGGCCGTAGGCGGTAACTGTGCGCAGGGTCAAGAAAGTTGGCGGCTCGCGGCAACCTTCTTGACCCTGACGGCCACTGAGGAGTCGTAACCCTCCCCGCACCGAAGGACTTCTCCGTGGCCACGCCTTCCCCCGCCCCCTCCCACCGCCGTTCGCTCCGCACGCGCCGCATGATCGTCGTCACCGCCGCCGTGGCTGTCGCGGGCGCCGGCGCCGGGTTCCTCGTGCTGAACGCGAACGCCGCCAGTACCACCGCGACCGTCGACCTGTACCACCAGACGCTCGCCGCCAAGGACGGCTGGGCCTCGTCCGGGGCCGGTACCACCGGCGGCGCGAAGGCCGACGCCGCGCACACCTTCACCGTGAGCACCCGCGCGCAGCTCGTGAAGGCGCTCGGGTCCGCCAGCGACACCACGCCCCGGATCGTGAAGATCAAGGGCACGATCGACGCCAACACCGACGACAGCGGGAAGAAGCTCACCTGCGCGGACTACTCCTCCGGTACCGGCTACTCGCTGTCCGCCTACCTCAAGGCCTTCGCCCCCTCCGCCTACGGCACCTCCAAGCTGCCCTCCGGCACGCAGGAGAAGGCGCGGGCGGCGGCGCAGACCAAGCAGGGGAAGAACATCGTCTTCCGGGTGCCCGCCAACACGACCGTCGTGGGCGTGCCCGGCACCAAGGCCGGGATCACCGGCGGCATGCTCCAGATCCAGAGCGTGGACAACGTCATCGTGCGGAACCTGACCTTCGCCGCCACCCAGGACTGCTTCCCGCAGTGGGACCCGACGGACGGGGACAGCGGGAACTGGAACTCGCAGTACGACGCCGTGACGCTGCGCGGTGCCACGCATGTCTGGGCGGACCACAACACGTTCACCGACGCGCCCGGCCTCGACACGTCCGACCCGACGTACTACGGCCGCCAGTACCAGATCCACGACGGCGACCTCGACATC from Streptomyces sp. NBC_01478 includes the following:
- a CDS encoding pectate lyase family protein, translating into MATPSPAPSHRRSLRTRRMIVVTAAVAVAGAGAGFLVLNANAASTTATVDLYHQTLAAKDGWASSGAGTTGGAKADAAHTFTVSTRAQLVKALGSASDTTPRIVKIKGTIDANTDDSGKKLTCADYSSGTGYSLSAYLKAFAPSAYGTSKLPSGTQEKARAAAQTKQGKNIVFRVPANTTVVGVPGTKAGITGGMLQIQSVDNVIVRNLTFAATQDCFPQWDPTDGDSGNWNSQYDAVTLRGATHVWADHNTFTDAPGLDTSDPTYYGRQYQIHDGDLDITKGSDLVTVERNQFTNHDKTMLIGSSDTDSVGKLRVSIHHNVWKGIVQRAPLARIGQIHIYNNYYDTTNLNGYVLQYSVNSRAKAQVVVQNNYWKISAGQKVGKLFSGDGTGSIAGSGNLVNGTATDLVAAYNAANSKKLKTTVNWTPTLTAGLETSAKNLPTELSNTTGAGVLN
- a CDS encoding DUF397 domain-containing protein translates to MPQWQRSSFSGGGDGDECVELTYVDASLLLRESDDPTRILPLTPTALATLLHRIREPHPRSS
- a CDS encoding intradiol ring-cleavage dioxygenase, whose protein sequence is MTGNETTNQSPEQPRNQSPAHKRDLTRRKVVVAGGAAVAAVGVGGGLAASAFADGAASPGSAKGTPSGGETCYTLTSETTEGPYYIDADKIRQDITEDEVGIPLTLTLKVIDAETCKPLRNAAVDIWHCSALGIYSGYEAMSSGGGGGAPTDAPSGTPTGTPTGEPPSGAPSGGTGGGHSEPTDDERYLRGTWKTDKRGQVTFKTVFPGWYQGRCVHIHVKVHVDGEWTDAGYEGGHTCHTGQLFFDEKSVLASAAVEPYSTNTTTRTTLTEDTIYPQNGHEGGLLYLEYDKKRIAKGVRAHLTMGVAPDETHDSTDTQPSASASS
- a CDS encoding helix-turn-helix domain-containing protein, with amino-acid sequence MPRKQPTARQRRLGRELRRLREAAGLTARQAAESLGTISVTMSQIESGVAGVSEARVRRIAAQYTCADAQLIDALVELATERGGGWWEEYRDALPPSFLDLAELEYHAAFVEEIGTTHVTGPLQTEDYARAVFTYWRPELPVNELEARVGHRMRRKVNLARGGESPYTAVLHESVLRTRVADRRVARGQLDELLGQSERPGVTLRVIPFDVDGFAGASAALLYAGGRVPALDTVQKDTPSGAAFVDAAAQLQAMRTLFRKVESASLEPARSRDFVHRLAKEL
- a CDS encoding DUF397 domain-containing protein, giving the protein MIEWQKSTFSSGSDGSSCVELAYTEASLLLRESDDPTRILPVTCTGLAGLLRRLGADPQ